The proteins below come from a single Vicinamibacterales bacterium genomic window:
- a CDS encoding TetR/AcrR family transcriptional regulator: MMHSKSQDPRPSARPRVQRRRAEARQRIMACAGRCFAEAGPDAVRLDEIAEAADVARGTLYSHFRTKDALLHAIIEPVLKTAVRKTAALGRLDARESIDRLLELYLELWHTFPDALRIADKAQDIPLGDLGALHTSFLKGVFRVFERAERAGILRSGDPMLAGHVMRRVAVPLLELYAPHADGDRLFMEGLRGLLLRDEPA; the protein is encoded by the coding sequence ATGATGCATTCAAAAAGTCAAGATCCACGCCCCTCCGCTCGCCCGCGCGTTCAGAGGCGCCGGGCCGAGGCGCGACAGCGCATCATGGCGTGCGCAGGCCGGTGTTTCGCGGAAGCCGGACCGGACGCTGTGCGCCTCGACGAGATCGCCGAGGCGGCGGACGTCGCTCGCGGCACGCTCTACAGTCACTTTCGCACGAAGGACGCGCTGCTCCACGCCATCATCGAACCGGTGCTGAAGACGGCGGTCCGGAAGACGGCGGCGCTCGGCCGTCTGGACGCAAGGGAGAGCATCGATCGTCTGCTCGAGCTCTACCTCGAGCTCTGGCACACCTTCCCTGACGCCCTCCGGATTGCGGACAAGGCGCAGGACATCCCGCTCGGCGATCTCGGCGCCTTGCACACGAGCTTTCTGAAGGGTGTGTTCCGCGTGTTCGAGCGGGCGGAACGTGCGGGCATCCTGCGGTCTGGCGACCCGATGCTGGCCGGACACGTCATGCGGCGCGTGGCCGTGCCGCTGCTCGAGCTCTACGCGCCCCACGCGGACGGCGACCGGCTGTTCATGGAAGGACTTCGGGGGCTGCTTCTACGGGACGAGCCGGCCTGA
- a CDS encoding efflux RND transporter periplasmic adaptor subunit — protein sequence MSKTARRWLAGGIPILVACTAAGLWLTRPATILVVPVKRQALTQTLVVSGRVMPPVRVNIGSVVAGRVAQRLVEEGRRVRSGEVLLRLDEAEAHATFDQGRAASRQAAARIEQLRSVLLPVASEALLQAKITLDGAERELKRLRALDESGIVTAVQLEDAKKAVEIARSQVQTTSVQQAGSGPSGAEDRAARAALDQARAAEALAETRLSQFLIRAPADGVIIARSVEAGDVVQAGQTLLVLAVDGPTWLTIDPDEKNLAAISMGQQALASADAYPGQTFPATVSFMGAAVDPQRGTLEVRLTVPSPPATLRPDMTVSVELQAGRRDEALVVPSDCVRDVTGRAPWVLALAGGRVERRAVRIGLRGDTLIEILSGVGDGELVIPASAGVPEPGTRLSGVRSGR from the coding sequence GTGAGCAAGACCGCTCGGCGTTGGCTGGCAGGCGGGATCCCCATCCTGGTGGCCTGTACCGCGGCCGGGCTGTGGCTGACACGGCCCGCCACAATCCTCGTCGTCCCCGTGAAGCGCCAGGCGCTCACGCAGACCCTGGTCGTCAGCGGACGGGTCATGCCGCCGGTCCGCGTGAACATCGGGTCAGTGGTGGCGGGCAGGGTGGCCCAGCGCCTCGTCGAGGAGGGGCGGCGCGTGCGGTCGGGGGAGGTCCTGCTCCGCCTCGACGAGGCGGAAGCGCACGCCACGTTCGACCAGGGACGGGCAGCGTCTCGCCAGGCGGCCGCTCGGATCGAGCAGCTCCGGAGTGTGTTGCTGCCGGTGGCATCCGAGGCGCTCCTCCAGGCGAAGATCACGCTCGACGGGGCCGAGCGCGAACTGAAGCGACTTCGAGCGCTCGACGAATCGGGCATCGTGACCGCCGTGCAGCTCGAGGATGCGAAGAAAGCCGTCGAGATCGCGAGGAGCCAGGTCCAGACAACGAGTGTCCAACAGGCCGGGAGTGGCCCGAGCGGGGCGGAGGATCGCGCCGCGCGGGCCGCGCTCGACCAGGCTCGCGCCGCCGAAGCGCTCGCCGAGACCAGGCTGTCGCAGTTCCTCATCCGGGCGCCCGCCGATGGCGTCATCATCGCGCGCAGCGTCGAGGCCGGCGATGTCGTCCAGGCGGGGCAAACCCTGCTGGTGCTGGCCGTGGACGGCCCGACATGGCTCACCATCGACCCTGACGAGAAGAACCTCGCCGCGATTTCGATGGGGCAGCAGGCGCTCGCGTCGGCCGATGCCTATCCAGGTCAGACGTTTCCTGCGACGGTCAGCTTCATGGGCGCCGCCGTGGATCCGCAGCGCGGGACGCTGGAGGTCAGGCTGACCGTGCCGTCGCCGCCGGCGACGCTTCGTCCCGACATGACCGTGTCGGTCGAACTGCAGGCCGGGCGGCGTGATGAGGCGCTGGTGGTGCCCTCCGACTGCGTACGCGACGTCACGGGCCGTGCCCCGTGGGTGCTGGCGCTCGCGGGCGGCCGCGTGGAGCGGCGTGCCGTCCGGATCGGACTGCGCGGCGACACCCTGATCGAAATCCTCAGCGGCGTCGGTGACGGCGAACTGGTCATCCCGGCATCCGCGGGTGTGCCGGAGCCGGGAACGCGTCTATCCGGTGTGCGGTCGGGGAGGTGA
- a CDS encoding FtsX-like permease family protein, translating into MPFEWMVAIRYLREGRTQSLLILAGVAVGVGVIVFLSALISGLQVSLIERTLGTQAHIVLRRADEMPRALLARDGTTGVTAYTERPAQRLRSILQWQQMLETIGAVPGVSARTPTVTGSAFARQGTANRAILVRGIDPGGFQRIIDVRSRLTTGRFDVSGTDAVIGTELANALGLTVGDKLRLSAADDRTEVYTVRGIFDIGNKDANERWVFVSLRSAQTLLDLVGGVSTIEVKVAEIFTAEDIAGQLTARTGLEADSWMKTNTQLLVGLRSQSSSSYMIQTFVIIAVALGIASVLVVSVVQKSREIGILKAMGTPTRRIIRVFLIEGAVVGLAGSILGVALGAGLAIFFAGLVTNPDGSPTFPVDLTLALFLRASAVATVTGIVAAAAPAHRAARLDPVQVIRYG; encoded by the coding sequence ATGCCGTTCGAATGGATGGTCGCTATCCGCTACCTTCGCGAGGGTCGGACGCAGTCGCTGCTGATCCTGGCCGGCGTCGCGGTCGGGGTCGGCGTGATCGTCTTCCTGTCCGCGCTCATCAGCGGACTCCAGGTGAGCCTGATCGAACGCACGCTCGGAACTCAAGCCCACATCGTGCTGCGCCGCGCCGACGAAATGCCTCGCGCGCTGCTCGCTCGCGACGGGACGACAGGCGTCACCGCCTACACGGAGCGCCCCGCGCAGCGACTGCGATCGATCCTCCAGTGGCAGCAGATGTTGGAGACGATTGGCGCGGTGCCCGGCGTTTCAGCGCGTACTCCCACCGTGACGGGCTCCGCGTTCGCGCGGCAAGGGACCGCCAACCGAGCGATTCTCGTCCGCGGGATCGATCCCGGTGGCTTTCAGCGGATCATCGATGTCCGTTCCAGGCTCACGACCGGGCGATTCGATGTGTCCGGAACGGACGCGGTCATTGGCACGGAGCTGGCGAACGCCCTGGGCCTGACCGTGGGCGACAAGCTGCGCCTCAGTGCGGCCGATGATCGGACCGAGGTGTACACCGTCCGCGGCATCTTCGACATTGGCAACAAGGACGCCAACGAGCGCTGGGTGTTCGTGTCGCTGCGATCCGCGCAGACGCTGCTCGATCTGGTCGGCGGTGTCTCGACGATCGAGGTCAAGGTGGCTGAGATCTTCACGGCGGAGGACATTGCCGGGCAGTTGACCGCGCGGACCGGCCTCGAGGCCGACAGCTGGATGAAGACGAACACGCAACTGCTCGTCGGTCTCCGATCGCAGAGCAGCTCGAGCTACATGATCCAGACGTTCGTCATCATCGCCGTCGCGCTCGGCATCGCGAGCGTCCTCGTCGTGTCGGTTGTGCAGAAGTCGCGCGAGATCGGCATCCTGAAAGCGATGGGGACGCCTACCCGCCGCATCATCCGCGTCTTCCTCATCGAAGGCGCGGTCGTGGGCCTGGCCGGGTCGATCCTGGGCGTCGCCCTTGGGGCCGGGCTCGCGATCTTCTTCGCCGGCCTGGTCACAAATCCCGACGGATCGCCGACGTTTCCCGTCGATCTCACGCTCGCCCTGTTCCTGCGCGCGTCGGCCGTCGCGACGGTGACCGGGATCGTGGCGGCCGCGGCGCCTGCGCACCGGGCGGCGCGTCTCGACCCCGTCCAGGTGATCCGCTATGGATAG
- a CDS encoding ABC transporter ATP-binding protein: MDSPLLRLEGVVKEYGERVVTRVLHGISFSLAAGDFTALIGPSGSGKSTLLHLLGLLDRPTAGRIFLRECDTGQLGSRALGRFRGHTIGFVFQFHHLLPAFTAAENVMMPLLADRGRPDDEMRQRARHLLERVGLGDRLEDRVTDLSGGQQQRVAVARSLAMNPALVLADEPTGNLDTQSGNQVFELLRQFNREQGTAFLIVTHDSRLAERCDRVIELVDGRIRSDREVPHAPASPAS; the protein is encoded by the coding sequence ATGGATAGTCCTCTGCTCCGGCTCGAAGGCGTGGTCAAGGAGTACGGCGAACGCGTCGTCACCCGGGTGCTCCACGGCATTTCGTTCTCGCTCGCCGCGGGCGATTTCACGGCGCTGATAGGCCCCTCGGGGTCCGGCAAGAGCACGCTGCTCCATCTCCTGGGCCTGCTGGATCGGCCGACCGCCGGCAGGATCTTCCTCCGCGAATGTGATACGGGACAGCTGGGATCGCGCGCGCTCGGGCGGTTCCGTGGTCACACGATCGGGTTCGTGTTCCAGTTCCATCACCTGCTGCCGGCGTTCACGGCGGCCGAGAACGTGATGATGCCGCTGCTCGCCGACCGAGGCCGGCCCGACGACGAGATGCGGCAGCGAGCCCGGCACCTGCTCGAACGTGTGGGCCTTGGCGACCGGCTGGAGGATCGCGTCACGGACCTCTCGGGCGGGCAGCAGCAGCGCGTCGCAGTCGCGCGATCGCTGGCGATGAACCCCGCGCTCGTCCTCGCCGACGAGCCGACCGGTAATCTCGATACCCAGAGCGGGAACCAGGTTTTCGAGCTGCTCCGTCAGTTCAACCGGGAACAGGGGACGGCGTTCCTGATCGTCACCCACGACTCCCGTCTTGCCGAGCGCTGCGACCGGGTGATCGAGCTCGTGGACGGGCGGATCAGGAGTGACCGTGAGGTGCCGCACGCGCCGGCCAGCCCTGCGTCCTGA
- a CDS encoding radical SAM protein, whose amino-acid sequence MLPLQEGLVYGPVRSRRLGYSLGINILPRHTKLCTFNCTYCQYGWTKSIVRDGRESTEPWPSSAAVVKAVTLRLKRLLAAGDPIDRLTLAGNGEPTLHPQFPAVVRDLLATRDAVAPGLPLAALSNSSTLDLPGVVGALNALDERYMKLDAGEPTILRRINAAQIPLDQIVAGLGRLKPFTVQAMFVRDRLGRIDNASDLAVALWIGTLQALHPMAVQIYSIDRAPAWPYLQAIPPARLEEISRRACAAGLTARAFGAGGAAIEPNPR is encoded by the coding sequence ATGCTACCGCTCCAGGAAGGTCTCGTCTACGGTCCAGTCCGTTCGCGGCGCCTCGGTTACTCCCTCGGCATCAACATTTTGCCGCGGCATACGAAGCTCTGTACGTTCAACTGCACCTATTGCCAGTACGGCTGGACGAAGTCCATCGTCCGGGACGGGCGCGAATCGACCGAACCCTGGCCGTCGTCCGCGGCCGTCGTGAAGGCCGTGACCCTGCGGCTGAAGCGGCTGCTGGCCGCAGGTGACCCGATCGACCGCCTGACGCTCGCCGGCAACGGCGAGCCCACGCTGCACCCTCAGTTCCCTGCCGTCGTGCGCGACCTGCTGGCCACGCGTGACGCCGTCGCTCCCGGCCTGCCCCTCGCCGCCCTGTCGAATTCGAGCACGCTCGACCTTCCTGGCGTCGTCGGTGCATTGAACGCGCTGGACGAGCGCTACATGAAGCTGGATGCCGGCGAGCCGACCATCCTGCGCCGCATCAACGCCGCCCAGATCCCGCTCGATCAGATCGTCGCCGGTCTTGGCCGCCTGAAGCCGTTCACGGTCCAGGCGATGTTCGTGCGCGACCGGCTCGGACGCATCGACAACGCCAGCGACCTGGCGGTCGCCCTCTGGATCGGGACGCTGCAGGCGCTCCATCCGATGGCCGTGCAGATCTACTCAATCGACCGCGCGCCGGCCTGGCCGTACCTGCAGGCGATTCCGCCCGCACGGCTCGAGGAAATCTCGCGCCGCGCCTGCGCGGCCGGCCTGACCGCCCGTGCGTTCGGCGCCGGCGGGGCGGCCATCGAACCCAATCCTCGCTGA
- a CDS encoding PAS domain S-box protein — MPRPFLSGLRGRLLLLVSLAVVPAFALTIYTGVRDHQRQLAEVAEDSVRLARIVANDQERIIDGTRQILSDLAGVAEVRTGDPSKSRTFFALLMKQYRGYASFSVMAPDGRVLVSLPAADEPMNFSDRPWFQRALSTRDFSVGEYQVGQLTGKRVLVAAWPAADDSGRVVSIITAALDITWLNQIAATAQLPPGAVLVLVDRQGVVVARHPDLPGTLGRGLPDSALMARLAAQDEGTIDLTGADGMPRTYAFTPIRGRVDTGLRLAIGIPHDIAYGAIDRLQRRHLMGLVMVMVLTLVASWFGAERFVLRRVSVLLDATRKLAAGDRAARTAQPYSHSELGDLARAFDDMAGALEARQAERDRAENSLRESEARFRGFMDNSPVIAFVRDDAGGIVYANATLERYFGLQPGEWRGWVADRFWSPESAARFHAEALRVVSTGEMQQSVDDVVLSDGRRRYWLAVTFPLVDGQGRGLLGTMSLDLTEWREIQEALGRSERRYTQLVEQATDAIVMTDERYRFVAVNSATCRLTGYSREELLQRSIIDMLDPAELASTPLRLDELRQGQDVVSERRLRGKDGRVLYTEVSVRKLEGGGIQAVVRDVGGRRAAELALRESEERFRLLYQYLPLAYQSLGEDGTLVLVNDAWTALTGFRREDACGRQFVDMLVSESRGVFRDQFLRDIQSGEAHNLEVTLACPGDRQVTVSVDARLGRDAQGRLRTHCILHDVTAAHEAEARIRESEERYRTLFDDSPVSLWEEDFSGIKRHIERLGALGVADLDEHLRTHPEELADCVESVRVVDVNRATLALYGAENKSQVLAGLDRIVGQDGHDVFRRSIVALANGERSWASQGVNYTLDGDPISVALEWSLAPGAETTWSRVLVSATDVTERTRAEAALRESEARFERVFRSAPEIMGISTRSDGRCFDVNDAFVRELGYSREEAVGRTFEELNLWVAPVTRDGMLRLLDEHGVLHNLEVRLRRRSGAYLDAMLSIVPLSMGGEDCLLVHGVDVTAWRRAEQELRESQRVLATLMSNLPGMAYQCCLDPEWTMLLVSEGCRELTGYEPSDLVGNHTVSYGSLIHEDDREMVETGVRQAVAEGRPFRLTYRLITAGGKTRWVWEQGRAAQSSDSEAITLEGFIADVTDRKRAEDELHESAEQLRQAQKMEAVGRLAGGIAHDFNNLLTAILGYSDLILNRLAPDDPMAARVEEIRRAGERAASLTRKLLAFGRKQVLAPKVLALDAVLEELAPMLRRLIGEDLELRVVTGGAGNVKVDPTQMEQVVMNLIVNARDAMPRGGTVTIETASADLSAQDVQDRPGVEPGPFATFSMTDTGIGMDATTAARLFEPFFTTKGQGKGTGLGLSTVYGIVQQSGGFVTVHTALGSGTTFRIWLPRVDDAASEAPAARTLVETVSGTETILVVEDEEAVRRLIRATLERLGYSVVEATDGEAALQVWEEQGARVHLVITDVVMPHMDGPAFVERIRQSRPDIPVLYLSGYADDALLRRGGMAPGTPFLQKPFSSAALARLVRKVLDRARA, encoded by the coding sequence GTGCCACGTCCATTCCTGTCAGGTCTCCGGGGGCGTCTGCTCCTTCTTGTGTCTTTGGCGGTGGTGCCGGCGTTTGCCCTGACGATCTACACGGGCGTCCGCGATCATCAGCGACAACTCGCCGAGGTGGCCGAGGACTCGGTCCGCCTGGCGCGGATCGTCGCGAACGACCAGGAACGGATCATCGATGGCACCCGCCAAATCCTGTCCGACCTGGCGGGCGTGGCCGAGGTGCGCACGGGAGACCCGTCGAAGAGCCGGACGTTCTTCGCGCTGCTGATGAAACAGTACCGCGGGTACGCCAGCTTCTCGGTCATGGCGCCGGACGGGCGCGTGCTCGTCAGTCTCCCTGCGGCGGACGAGCCGATGAACTTCTCGGATCGCCCGTGGTTCCAGCGGGCGCTCTCCACGCGCGACTTCTCGGTCGGCGAATACCAGGTCGGGCAACTCACGGGAAAGCGCGTGCTGGTGGCAGCCTGGCCGGCTGCGGACGACTCCGGGCGCGTCGTGTCGATCATCACCGCCGCTCTCGACATCACCTGGCTCAACCAGATTGCCGCGACCGCCCAGCTGCCTCCGGGCGCCGTCCTCGTCCTCGTCGACCGACAGGGTGTGGTCGTCGCCCGACACCCCGACCTGCCCGGGACGCTCGGCCGGGGCCTGCCGGACTCCGCGCTGATGGCGCGGCTCGCGGCGCAGGACGAAGGCACCATCGACCTGACCGGCGCGGACGGCATGCCGCGCACCTACGCGTTCACACCGATTCGCGGGCGGGTCGATACCGGGCTTCGCCTGGCCATCGGCATCCCGCACGACATCGCGTACGGCGCGATCGACCGGCTCCAGCGCCGCCATTTGATGGGGCTGGTGATGGTCATGGTGCTCACGCTGGTCGCGTCATGGTTCGGCGCCGAGCGGTTCGTGCTGCGCCGCGTGTCGGTGCTGCTCGACGCGACACGCAAGCTCGCAGCCGGGGATCGCGCCGCCCGCACGGCGCAGCCATACTCCCACAGCGAACTGGGCGATCTCGCGCGGGCCTTCGACGACATGGCGGGCGCTCTCGAGGCACGCCAGGCCGAGCGCGACCGCGCCGAGAACTCGTTGCGCGAGAGCGAGGCGCGGTTCCGCGGGTTCATGGACAACAGCCCGGTCATCGCATTCGTGAGAGACGACGCCGGCGGCATCGTCTATGCGAACGCGACGCTCGAACGGTACTTCGGTCTGCAGCCGGGCGAGTGGCGGGGCTGGGTTGCGGATCGTTTCTGGTCCCCCGAGTCGGCTGCGCGGTTCCACGCGGAGGCCCTGCGGGTCGTCTCCACCGGCGAGATGCAGCAGTCAGTGGACGACGTCGTGCTCTCCGACGGCCGGCGCCGCTACTGGCTGGCGGTGACATTTCCGCTTGTCGATGGCCAGGGGCGCGGCCTGCTCGGGACGATGTCGCTCGACCTGACCGAGTGGCGCGAGATCCAGGAGGCGTTGGGACGCTCCGAGCGGCGCTACACCCAGTTGGTGGAACAGGCCACCGACGCGATCGTCATGACGGACGAGCGATACCGCTTCGTCGCGGTGAACTCGGCGACCTGCCGGCTGACCGGCTACTCGCGCGAGGAACTGCTGCAGCGGTCCATCATCGACATGCTGGACCCGGCGGAGCTTGCATCCACGCCGCTGCGACTGGACGAGTTGCGGCAGGGGCAGGATGTGGTGTCGGAGCGGCGCCTGCGTGGCAAGGACGGTCGGGTGCTCTACACGGAGGTCAGCGTCCGGAAGCTCGAGGGCGGAGGGATTCAGGCCGTCGTGCGCGACGTTGGCGGTCGCCGTGCCGCGGAGTTGGCCCTGCGTGAGAGCGAGGAGCGGTTCCGCCTGCTCTACCAGTACCTGCCGCTTGCGTATCAGTCGCTCGGCGAAGACGGGACCCTCGTGCTCGTCAACGATGCGTGGACGGCGCTGACCGGGTTCCGACGGGAGGACGCGTGCGGCCGTCAGTTCGTGGACATGCTGGTCTCGGAGAGCCGCGGGGTGTTCCGGGACCAGTTCCTCCGTGACATCCAGTCGGGCGAGGCCCACAACCTCGAAGTCACGCTTGCCTGTCCGGGCGATCGCCAGGTCACGGTCTCGGTCGACGCGCGCCTCGGACGCGATGCGCAGGGACGCCTCCGGACGCATTGCATCCTCCACGACGTGACCGCCGCACACGAGGCCGAAGCGCGCATTCGCGAGAGCGAAGAGCGCTATCGGACGCTCTTCGACGACAGTCCCGTGTCGCTGTGGGAGGAGGACTTCTCGGGGATCAAGCGTCATATCGAGCGATTGGGCGCGCTCGGCGTGGCCGACCTCGACGAGCACCTCAGGACGCACCCGGAGGAACTGGCGGATTGTGTCGAGTCGGTGCGGGTGGTCGACGTGAACCGTGCGACGCTGGCGCTCTACGGGGCCGAGAACAAGTCACAGGTGCTCGCCGGGCTGGACCGCATCGTCGGGCAGGACGGGCACGACGTCTTCCGCCGATCGATCGTCGCGCTGGCCAATGGCGAGCGGTCGTGGGCGAGCCAGGGTGTGAACTACACGCTCGACGGCGACCCCATTTCGGTGGCGCTGGAGTGGTCGCTTGCGCCGGGTGCCGAGACGACGTGGTCGCGAGTCCTGGTGTCGGCCACCGACGTGACCGAACGCACGCGGGCTGAGGCCGCCTTGCGCGAATCGGAAGCGCGCTTCGAGCGCGTGTTCCGATCGGCGCCGGAAATCATGGGGATCAGCACGCGCTCGGACGGTCGCTGCTTCGACGTCAACGACGCCTTCGTCCGTGAGTTGGGCTACTCGCGTGAGGAGGCGGTGGGCCGAACGTTCGAGGAGCTCAACCTGTGGGTCGCCCCGGTCACCCGAGACGGCATGCTGCGGCTGCTCGACGAACACGGCGTGCTGCACAACCTGGAGGTCCGCCTGCGCCGGCGGTCTGGCGCATACCTGGATGCCATGCTCTCGATCGTCCCCCTGTCGATGGGCGGAGAAGACTGCCTGCTGGTGCATGGGGTGGACGTCACCGCCTGGCGGCGTGCGGAACAGGAACTCCGCGAGAGCCAGCGTGTGCTGGCGACACTGATGAGCAACCTGCCCGGCATGGCGTACCAGTGCTGCCTGGATCCCGAATGGACGATGCTGTTGGTCAGCGAAGGGTGTCGCGAACTGACCGGGTACGAGCCGAGCGACCTCGTCGGGAATCACACCGTTTCGTACGGCAGCCTGATCCACGAAGACGACCGCGAGATGGTGGAGACGGGGGTCAGGCAGGCGGTCGCCGAGGGTCGGCCCTTTCGTCTCACCTATCGCCTGATCACGGCCGGCGGCAAGACGCGCTGGGTGTGGGAGCAGGGACGGGCGGCGCAGTCGTCTGACAGCGAGGCCATCACGCTGGAAGGCTTCATCGCCGATGTGACCGACCGCAAGCGGGCCGAAGACGAACTTCATGAGAGCGCCGAGCAACTGCGCCAGGCCCAGAAGATGGAGGCGGTCGGCCGCCTGGCGGGCGGCATCGCACACGATTTCAACAACCTCCTGACCGCCATCCTCGGCTACTCGGATCTGATCCTCAACCGGCTCGCGCCGGACGATCCGATGGCCGCGCGCGTCGAGGAAATCAGGCGCGCGGGCGAGCGGGCGGCGAGCCTGACACGCAAGCTGCTGGCGTTCGGTCGCAAGCAGGTGCTCGCGCCGAAGGTGCTCGCGCTCGACGCCGTGCTGGAGGAATTGGCGCCGATGCTCCGTCGCCTGATTGGCGAGGATCTCGAGTTGCGCGTGGTCACCGGCGGCGCGGGCAACGTCAAGGTCGATCCGACGCAGATGGAACAGGTGGTGATGAACCTGATCGTCAACGCCCGCGACGCGATGCCGCGCGGCGGGACGGTGACCATCGAGACGGCGTCGGCCGATCTCAGCGCCCAGGACGTGCAGGATCGTCCGGGAGTCGAGCCGGGCCCGTTTGCCACCTTCAGCATGACCGACACCGGCATCGGGATGGACGCGACGACGGCGGCGCGGCTGTTCGAGCCGTTCTTCACGACCAAGGGCCAGGGGAAGGGCACGGGCCTTGGGCTCTCAACGGTATACGGCATCGTTCAGCAGAGTGGCGGATTCGTCACGGTGCACACCGCCCTTGGGAGCGGAACGACCTTCCGTATCTGGCTGCCGCGCGTGGACGACGCGGCCAGCGAGGCGCCGGCCGCCCGCACGCTCGTCGAGACAGTGTCCGGCACCGAGACGATTCTGGTCGTCGAGGACGAGGAGGCCGTGCGTCGCCTGATCCGTGCAACCCTCGAACGTCTCGGCTACAGCGTGGTCGAGGCGACGGATGGGGAGGCGGCGCTGCAGGTCTGGGAGGAGCAGGGGGCGCGGGTCCACCTCGTGATCACCGATGTCGTCATGCCCCACATGGACGGGCCAGCGTTCGTCGAGCGCATCCGGCAGTCTCGTCCGGATATTCCCGTGCTCTATCTCTCGGGATACGCGGACGACGCACTGCTGAGGCGAGGTGGAATGGCGCCAGGCACGCCCTTCCTGCAGAAGCCCTTCAGTTCGGCGGCGCTGGCGCGCCTCGTGCGGAAGGTGCTCGACCGTGCCCGGGCCTAG
- a CDS encoding radical SAM protein, translated as MALNACELEIDLFCRGIRIPGDIPLDGARGISRTRAGLGSGLEIVIPGGSWMKDRIWVNVPVQESFAQQSPYVLEGSPRDGYRVRDERSQTRYDIEIPPEPVWYARTTTRGIPMNRVGVLQGTYLGIYINNVCAFWNYSPSLNCRFCTTGTNVGEHEVVDKAVEDVVEVARAAREESGVTFVHLNAGFQGSRGVQFAEPYITALKERVGTLVGAQLAPQKDRSQYDRLIGLGVDHLSFCLEFIDPAWFAKLCPGKERVLGQQVFFDAIEYCARQMPKGAVSGEIIAGVEPIEQTLKGIDWIADHGAFPTVCIFRPTVGSDMETWASPGYEDMRRVMEHMYQACRRNWIPIGAAPNIEVSIVVNPDDAAMLAPRTAGFFAFEAFRRAIRVAARPAFARRMRPGPRRDPGGDGEIPQGSSKPQPSGDAAHE; from the coding sequence ATGGCTCTCAACGCGTGCGAGCTCGAGATTGACCTGTTCTGTCGGGGGATCCGGATTCCGGGCGACATACCGCTGGACGGCGCGCGGGGCATCTCCCGCACGCGGGCCGGACTGGGGTCCGGCTTGGAGATCGTCATCCCCGGCGGGAGTTGGATGAAGGACCGCATCTGGGTCAACGTGCCGGTCCAGGAGTCGTTCGCGCAACAGTCGCCGTACGTGCTCGAAGGGTCTCCGCGTGACGGGTATCGGGTGCGCGACGAGCGCAGCCAGACACGATACGACATCGAGATTCCGCCCGAACCGGTGTGGTATGCACGCACGACGACGCGCGGGATCCCGATGAACCGCGTCGGCGTGCTGCAGGGGACGTACCTCGGGATCTACATCAACAACGTCTGCGCCTTCTGGAACTACTCACCGTCGCTGAACTGCCGGTTCTGCACGACAGGAACCAACGTCGGCGAGCATGAGGTCGTGGACAAGGCGGTCGAGGACGTCGTCGAGGTCGCGCGCGCCGCGCGCGAAGAATCGGGCGTCACGTTCGTGCACCTGAACGCCGGCTTCCAGGGAAGCCGCGGCGTGCAGTTCGCCGAGCCGTACATCACGGCGCTGAAGGAGCGGGTGGGCACGCTCGTCGGGGCGCAACTTGCGCCTCAGAAGGACCGGTCGCAATACGATCGCCTCATCGGTCTCGGCGTCGACCACCTGTCGTTCTGCCTCGAGTTCATCGATCCCGCGTGGTTCGCGAAGCTCTGCCCGGGGAAGGAGCGGGTGCTCGGTCAGCAGGTCTTCTTCGACGCGATCGAGTACTGCGCCAGACAGATGCCGAAGGGCGCGGTATCTGGCGAGATCATCGCCGGCGTGGAGCCGATCGAGCAGACACTGAAGGGCATCGACTGGATCGCCGACCACGGCGCGTTTCCCACCGTGTGCATTTTTCGGCCGACGGTCGGGTCGGACATGGAGACGTGGGCCTCGCCTGGTTACGAGGACATGCGGCGCGTGATGGAGCACATGTACCAGGCGTGCCGCCGCAACTGGATACCCATCGGCGCCGCGCCGAACATCGAGGTCAGCATCGTCGTGAACCCTGACGACGCGGCCATGCTGGCGCCGAGGACGGCGGGCTTCTTCGCCTTCGAGGCGTTTCGACGCGCGATTCGCGTTGCCGCCCGTCCGGCGTTTGCCCGGCGGATGCGTCCCGGGCCTCGACGAGATCCCGGCGGGGACGGCGAGATCCCGCAAGGATCGAGCAAGCCACAGCCGTCTGGGGATGCAGCACACGAGTGA